TACTTTAATTGCCTGGTTCGGGCATGCCTCTTCACATGCGCCGCACTCTACGCATTCGTCCTGGTCGACCACTGCGACTCCTTTTTCTTCATCAAGGGTGATTGCTTCAGAGGGGCATTCATCGACGCAGCTTCCGCATCCTGAACATTCATCTGCATTAACTACTGTTGGCATATTTTTTTCACACTCCTTTTGGTTGCTCGATATATACCTGGAAATTGTACATCACGTTTTTGAAACTTCCATAGGTTATCGAAAAGTTTGGTCATAACGCCATTGACAAGATAAACATAAAAACTTATCGCTTTTTAACAAAATGCAGCCTTCAAAATCAGGATGGAGTTAACTAGCCGGGGATTAAAATATACTATTTAATTTATAAATAAAAAAAGTAAAAAAACGAATTCAACATACTGAATCATGCATAGCAATTCCGGCATCAGTCAGGCGATACATTCCTTCTTCATATTTAAGAAAGCCTTCTTTTAGCAGGAAGTCCATATTGAACTTAAAGAGGAAATCGTTTAATCCTGATTCTTCCTTTAATTGTTTTTCAGTCTTTCCGAAGATTCCAACTATCCGGAGAAGCTTTCTTCTTGCAGGATTTATGGCAACTTTTTCCATCATTATATGTTCCAGTTTGACAGCTTCGCCTTCAGTAGGCTCACCTATTTTATCGAAATACGCATCAAGTTCATCGACTTCTTCACTCATGCAGAAACACCATTATTTTTCTATTAAAGCCATTTCTTTTAAAAAGTTCCGAAAAGGATAAGTGTGTAATTGCAACTTTCTTAGTTAAGCCTCAAGTTTTCATATCTTTCAATATATTAACCCTGCATATTTGCTCCTTTTCATGTTCGATATGATTTCCAGTATTATACTCATGCTCCTGAATTTCTTTCTCAAAAACTATTCCTGATTTCCCAAGATTCTCTTCAAGAGTACTCTCCACAATCTCTATAAGCTTATTTTTCGGGACCTTTGTAACAGCGGAAAGAAGCCTGAGTTCTGCTTTCTCACTTTCCCCGGTCTGAATAAGTTCTATCTGAGGTACTTCTGTAGGAGAGGTTACACTGCCCTTGGCCGTAGATTCATAGAGTTTCATGGAAAGCTTCACATGCCCTACAAACTCAGAATTAATTTCCCGGATTTCATTCTGAATTTTCCGGAGATTTTCTTCTATAAATTGTTTGCTTCCTTCAGGACTTAGATACTGTGGTCCAAGGGTATAGAGAACTGAATAAGCCGAAACTTCGGAGAGTTCAACAGAGTTTTTCTTTTCTTCGGAAGGTTTTTTAAACCCAGGTACAGCAAGCTGCAGAAACAGCTTTTCGAAATTCTCATCTTCATGTTTTGCCGAGAATTTCAGGATTCTGGCTGCAGAATTTATCTCACAGAGCATTTTCTCAACTGCAAGGATAGTTTCGGTAGGGGTTATATCAATCTTGTTTATGCAGAGAATCTCAGCTTCCCTTATCTGATTTTCGATAAACTTTGGGATCTCTTTTGCTTCTGTCCCGAAACGACCGGGATCTACAAGAGTCACTACCGGGGCAAAAGAAAGCTCGGAGAGTTCCATCGTTTCTATTTCCTCCCTAATCTGCCCCGGGAAGGCAATCCCTGTCGGTTCGATGATAACAATGTCAGGCTCATATTCTTCTTCAAGGGTCTGAAGGGTATACTGCATGCTTATTCTGAGTGTGCAGCAGATGCAGCCGCTTGTGAGCTCTTCGGTTACAATTCCAGGGCTTGTAAGGATATCTCCATCAAGTCCGATCTCCCCAATCTCGTTTACAATGATTGCAGTCTTCTTTCCTGCATTGCTGAGCTGCCTGCTGATTCTCAGTATAGTGGTTGTTTTCCCGCTTCCGAGAAAACCTCCTATGATCATGACTTTCATGCCTTTTTCCTCTTTTTCGTGCAGTAATTTTGTTTTTAGGCGGTATGAGAAATATAATCTGTTTAATATATAAAATTGGCAGTCTCACCCGAGTTCCGCTTCGGGATCACAGAAAATCTTCGATTTTCTGGCAAGATAGCCGGTCCGAGAAATAAGGTACTTCGAAGGGAGGACCGACGATATAATTTAATTTTGTTGAAAATAGATTGCGTTCTCATCCAAGAACCTGGAAGTTCCGAACGACTTTAAGGGATTTATTCTCAGAGAAGAGATACTGAGGTATAGGGTTCATGGGTTGCGAGTTTTGATTGATTCTCTTTCCGATTTATCCACTTTCTTGCGGAGTAGATATTTAAATAGTGGGGTGTTAAAGGGATGAGAACGCAATTTATACTATGCATTAACTATATTTAAAATTTTTAACATATATCGTTATTTTATTTTCTATAAATTATTGCATAACTATAACATTAGCATGTTATTCTAACATCATACTACTGTTATAACATAGTTAGCCTGTGTTAGCTGAACTCTTGCTCTTCTTTTTATCCCGTTAAACTCGAGATTTGATTGATAGTTTAATGAGAATAGGATTTTCTTTAGAGCTATCTATGAAATAAGGTTAGTCTTACTAAGGAAATTTAGATACCTCTCAAGCTCGAATTTCAGGTTTGAGAGGATGAATTCAAAGCAAAACAGGAAATTTTCTCGGGTCCGGTCTGGCCGGAAACAATATAAATTGTGTCAAAAGAATAATTTATATATCTCCTGGTAAAGATGAGGGAAGATCGGAACTACAAAAATAATCAACTTGAATTCCTTTGTGTTAACATTACGATCGTTTGTAGCTGTTTATTATCACTTTACAATCGCTCTATAATTATATTAATTACATTTTGTAATTACTTTAAGGAGCATTTGCATGCAAAGCAGGTCAATTACACCGGAAATGAAAGCTTTCCTTATTTCAATAGGTTCAGTTTCCGTAGATCCCTCACTTATTCCACGAGCTCGGGGATCAACTGCGGGTCCCGGAGCGGGTACAGGCTCAGTATTCTTCAGATCGGGAAAAACGCGAGTAAGGCTGAGCGTAAGAGAAAACTCTCCACTTTCTATTCTGAAAGATGAGAACGAAGGTAGTGTTGCGCTTTTCTATATGGGAAAAAAACTTGTGGAGGGGAAACTTGAACCTGCGCTTGCCCACTGTCCTGATCAGGCTTTTATAACTCTTTGTGAGAGGTGCATATTTGACTGCAAATACTGCCCTGTGCCCAAATTGAAGGGACATATTAAAAGTGAGGAGGAAGTTCTGAGCATAATTGATGAGGTTTTACAGGCTGGAGATCTTAAAGCCATTTCCCTCACCTCTGGTGTTGAAACCTCTCTCGAAGGAGAGGTGGAGCGTGTGCTCAAATTGCTTCCTGCTCTCAAAAAGTACAACGTTCCTATTGGAGTTTCGGTGTATCCTACGGAAGGCTGTTCCAGAAAATTCTATGAGGCAGGGGTTTCTGAAGTCAAATATAATGTTGAGACTATGGATAGGGATATCTTCAAAAAAGTTTGCGAAGATCTCTCTATTGACTATATTCTGGATAGACTGAAGGAAGCTGTGAACATTTTCGGAAAAAACCGGGTTTTCAGTAACTTTATAATCGGGCTTGGAGAAAGTGACGATTCTGTAAGGGAGGGAGTCAATACACTTGCAAAAATGGGAGTAATCCCTATTCTGCGGCCGGTAAACCCGCATCCTCTGAGGGCTGGAGACTGTTTTACTGAGCGTCCGTCCCCTGAACGCCTGTTAAAACTCGCAAAACTTGAAGCCGAAATCCTCAAGAAGTATGGGCTCAATCCGGGGCTTGCAAAGACCATGTGCTTGAAATGTACAGGCTGTGATCTTGTTCCCTTTGTTGATCTCTAATTCCTAACTTTTCTCCAATTTTTCTTATCTACTTGTAATTTTCCAGATTTTTTTATTTTTTACTTCAATTCTCCGCTATCTATGCTCTGTTTTTTGAGATTCTTACCTCATTTTATCTCTGTAAAGAGGGACCCCTTCATTTCCACTGGAAACTTCTGCGGATTAATTTTCTTTACTATCTGTGTTTCTTTCGTTTATCTCTTTTTTGCTTCTTTTCTATATACTCCTCAATTTATCTCTAATATTTTCATTTTCATATTAGAAAGTCTCTCTTTTCCGTTTTGGTTTGATTGTTTAGGACTCACAGGCACTTTGTCTGCAATTTTATCTCTTAAAGTTCGCTTGAGGGCCTGTAAATATTTATTCACTTAAGCGCATTCATTCTTATCTTTTTATCTACTTTCCTGGGAGCTTCAGCATCCCCTTATTTCCACTGGAATCTACAGGTTAACAACCTGTTTTCAATGAAATATATACATGAGTTCCGGCTTAATTCTCCTCAGTTGTTTTCTTTCACTCTTCTCAGTTGATCTCTTTCACTCTTCTCAGTTGTTCTCCCTATTCTGAATACCATGCTTGAGTGATTTATTCTGGGGAATCTTTCCTGAGAAATATCTGTTAAAATTACAACTTTAAGGGTAATAAATTCAAAAAAAGAGTCCAAAAGATTGACTCATATAAAATTTTAAATGTTTCCTGTTTAGAAAAAAATAAACCGGAGAGATTCAAAGGTAAAAATCTGAAAAGAAGGGATAAAGAAGATAAAGAGGACAAAGAAAATAACGAAGATAAAAAGGATAAAGAAAGCAATGAAGATAAAGAAGATTAAGAAGATAAAGAAAATAACGATAATAATAAAATAAACAAAAGTAGAAAATAGTATTTTGGGGATCGCAACCGATTAAAGGATTTTCAGGTGGATAGGGCTATGAGAATTAAGTTTTTAGTTTGAGGGTGTTTCATCTCAGGTTCTAAAAAAATTAAAACCCTTTCATTTCCACTGGAAAGATTTAACATCGTTTTTTCTAACACTATATTTTCTGTCTAAATTAAATTCCGTTCGTTTTTGTCAAATTAAATTCCGCCCGTTTTTGTCTTTTTTAATTTCAAATTATAATTTCTAAATCAGGCTTTTAATCTTCAGATTTACCTGCCTAATTTCGATAACTCTTCCACACTCACGCCTTCATGAACGATTTTTGCAATTTTGCGGACAAGACCTGTGGGGTTCTGAGCCTGGAAAACATTTCTTCCAATAGCTACACCCCTTCCTCCTGCTTCAAGAGAATCTTCAATCATTTCCAGCAGTTCCTTTTCAGAATTCATTTTCGGGCCGCCTGCGATGATTACAGGTACAGGGCATCCTTCAACGACTTCTTTAAAGGTTTCAGGGCTTCCGGTATAGTTTGTCTTAATGATATCAGCCCCAAGCTCGGCTCCAATCCGGGCTGCATGTTTTACAACATCCACATCATATTCAGAATGAACCTTTTTTCCGCGTGGATACATCATGGCAAGGAGAGGCATTCCCCATTCATCGCACTTTCCTGCCACATAGCCCAGTCCCTGCAGCATCTCGTACTCGTCTTCAGCCCCTACGTTTATATGAACCGATACCGCATCGGCTCCAATTTTTATAGCTTCTTCTACTTTTGTTACCAGAACTTTATGGTTCGGATCAGCGGAAAGAGAAGTTGAAGCTGATAGGTGGATTATAAGACCGACATCATGCCCGTATCCCCTGTGTCCATGTTTGGCAAGACCCATGTGCCCGAGTACGGCGTTTGCCCCGCCTTCTGCGACTTTGTTTACAGCTTCCTGAAGGTTTCTAAGCCCTTCAATCGGACCTGCACTAACTCCATGGTCCATAGGAATAATAATCGCGTTACCCGTATTTCGATTGAAGATACGTTCCATCCTTATGGATTTACCTATAGTGCTCATGCTGTTATATTGCAGATCAGATAATAAATACTTATCGATATATTTTCTAAAGATCTCTATCATCGTTTTTAAGAGTTCATTTTGTATTTTCGTTCTGGTATATCCCTGAATATCCTTTTTCTACCTCGGTGTCCAGCGTATAGAATAAAAGCTGCATAATTCGTGCGTCTTTTTTCAGCCTGAAGCCTGAAGCATTATAAACTACCAACAATGACTCGCTGCGCCCCCTGTATCCCGCGTCCCATACTGCAGTCTCAAGGGTAGCCCCGCAGCGAATAAGTGTTGATCGTGGCTTTGCAATTGCAGCCAGGTTCATGGGAATATTTACAACCTCATTAAAAAGTATCTTATAGATTCCCTCAGGCAGGTGAATCCAGCCATCACTGCCGAATTCAAGGGATTTTCCATCTGGCAGCTTTCTTTCAGAATTATCAAAATCCACAGCTCCAGGACCTTCTATTGTTTTTATTTCCTTCAGGGTAAGTTCAATCCCATTAGGCTGGATCTGGGTCTCGATGTCAACAGCGTTTTCAAGCAAAGGAGGATTTGCCTGTATAAGTTTTCTCAATTCGGTACTGGATAAAAGCGTCATCTGAATTGTAATTGCGAAGATTCTTTATTACAGTTTCGGATTCCTTTCCCTAAACATCGTCATTTTTCAGATTTTTTATCAGAATCACTAATATCATTATCTTTATTATTTTAGACATTATTTATGAAAAGGTTTATTGTTTTCAGGTAAGTAACCATTACCTGTCAAAATTCTCATATTAATCTCAATCTGGTTTAATAAAGGGTTTACGAGAGGCTTCTAAAGATGGCAAAAAGATCTACTGTATTCGGGATTACTTCATTGTTTCTCATATTTTTGTTAACAGGCTGCGCCCTGGGCGCTATAAACAATACGTGGAACCTATCCACAAGTGAAAATTCATGGAATTTTTCCCAGGAAATTGTAGTTACTGAGAACGCCGGCAAAACTCTGCAAGGATATCCTGTCCCTGTTAGTTTGAACTCATCCAATTTCAATTTCTCAGAAGCAAAAAATGATGGTTCAGATATTCGATTTTTGTCAGGAGATAGAACGCTCAATTACTGGATTGAAACTTGGGACCCTGAAAATAAAGAAGCTCTTATCTGGGTCAGGCTTCCGTCTCTTCCTGCAAACAAGACCGGCAAAATCCTCATGAGATATGGGAACCCAGATGCTGAAGCCATGAGCAATGGAGAGAAAACATTCGACTTTTTTGATAACTTCGAGGGCAATAACCTCAACGAGCTTAAATGGAATACTGAAAGTGCAGGGGGAGGCCTAGTTGAGGTTAAAGATGGGATTTGTAATGTTGCAGCCCCGAAGGTCCATGCTTACGACTCCTCAATGATTTACAGCAAAAAGAGTTTTGAAATTAATTCTATGTTTGTGGTCAAAAGAATGAAAGTCACTACAGGCACGGATACTAGAGGGCCTGTAC
This region of Methanosarcina flavescens genomic DNA includes:
- a CDS encoding indolepyruvate ferredoxin oxidoreductase subunit alpha, whose amino-acid sequence is MPTVVNADECSGCGSCVDECPSEAITLDEEKGVAVVDQDECVECGACEEACPNQAIKVEE
- a CDS encoding CobW family GTP-binding protein, whose protein sequence is MKVMIIGGFLGSGKTTTILRISRQLSNAGKKTAIIVNEIGEIGLDGDILTSPGIVTEELTSGCICCTLRISMQYTLQTLEEEYEPDIVIIEPTGIAFPGQIREEIETMELSELSFAPVVTLVDPGRFGTEAKEIPKFIENQIREAEILCINKIDITPTETILAVEKMLCEINSAARILKFSAKHEDENFEKLFLQLAVPGFKKPSEEKKNSVELSEVSAYSVLYTLGPQYLSPEGSKQFIEENLRKIQNEIREINSEFVGHVKLSMKLYESTAKGSVTSPTEVPQIELIQTGESEKAELRLLSAVTKVPKNKLIEIVESTLEENLGKSGIVFEKEIQEHEYNTGNHIEHEKEQICRVNILKDMKT
- a CDS encoding radical SAM protein, which encodes MQSRSITPEMKAFLISIGSVSVDPSLIPRARGSTAGPGAGTGSVFFRSGKTRVRLSVRENSPLSILKDENEGSVALFYMGKKLVEGKLEPALAHCPDQAFITLCERCIFDCKYCPVPKLKGHIKSEEEVLSIIDEVLQAGDLKAISLTSGVETSLEGEVERVLKLLPALKKYNVPIGVSVYPTEGCSRKFYEAGVSEVKYNVETMDRDIFKKVCEDLSIDYILDRLKEAVNIFGKNRVFSNFIIGLGESDDSVREGVNTLAKMGVIPILRPVNPHPLRAGDCFTERPSPERLLKLAKLEAEILKKYGLNPGLAKTMCLKCTGCDLVPFVDL
- a CDS encoding 2-amino-3,7-dideoxy-D-threo-hept-6-ulosonate synthase, whose translation is MSTIGKSIRMERIFNRNTGNAIIIPMDHGVSAGPIEGLRNLQEAVNKVAEGGANAVLGHMGLAKHGHRGYGHDVGLIIHLSASTSLSADPNHKVLVTKVEEAIKIGADAVSVHINVGAEDEYEMLQGLGYVAGKCDEWGMPLLAMMYPRGKKVHSEYDVDVVKHAARIGAELGADIIKTNYTGSPETFKEVVEGCPVPVIIAGGPKMNSEKELLEMIEDSLEAGGRGVAIGRNVFQAQNPTGLVRKIAKIVHEGVSVEELSKLGR
- a CDS encoding deoxyuridine 5'-triphosphate nucleotidohydrolase; translation: MTLLSSTELRKLIQANPPLLENAVDIETQIQPNGIELTLKEIKTIEGPGAVDFDNSERKLPDGKSLEFGSDGWIHLPEGIYKILFNEVVNIPMNLAAIAKPRSTLIRCGATLETAVWDAGYRGRSESLLVVYNASGFRLKKDARIMQLLFYTLDTEVEKGYSGIYQNENTK